One genomic segment of Rubripirellula amarantea includes these proteins:
- a CDS encoding UbiX family flavin prenyltransferase: MNDHEPIVVAITGASGAVYAVRLLQLLCQTQHEIHITISPSGAAVIKQELGLTLNIRQPDLNALIGYVSPWTTSDAIKQCAADSVAHISERVRFHAHDDYMTPIASGSFRTRAMVVCPCSGSTLSGIARSAASNLVQRAAEVHLKEHRKLILVPRETPMSVLQIENMHRLAQTGAVLLPAMPGWYHGVESLDDLVDFVVSRILDQLDVDNSIMQRWDG, translated from the coding sequence ATGAATGATCACGAACCGATTGTTGTTGCCATCACCGGTGCCAGCGGCGCCGTTTACGCCGTACGTCTTTTGCAACTTCTTTGCCAAACGCAGCATGAGATTCACATCACGATCAGCCCCAGCGGCGCGGCGGTTATCAAACAAGAACTGGGGCTAACGCTTAACATCCGCCAACCCGACCTCAATGCGTTGATCGGATATGTTTCGCCATGGACAACATCGGATGCGATCAAACAATGCGCAGCGGATTCCGTGGCCCACATTTCCGAGCGCGTCCGCTTTCACGCTCACGACGACTACATGACGCCGATCGCTAGCGGCTCGTTTCGCACACGGGCAATGGTGGTGTGTCCCTGCAGCGGCAGCACGCTTAGCGGGATCGCTCGGTCAGCTGCGTCGAACTTAGTTCAACGGGCTGCCGAAGTGCACCTGAAGGAACACCGCAAGCTGATCTTGGTGCCTCGCGAAACTCCGATGAGCGTTCTGCAGATCGAGAACATGCACCGGCTCGCCCAGACCGGCGCAGTACTGCTTCCAGCGATGCCAGGGTGGTACCACGGCGTCGAATCGCTCGATGACTTAGTTGATTTCGTGGTTTCGAGAATCCTGGACCAACTCGACGTCGACAATTCGATCATGCAACGCTGGGACGGATAG
- the ubiE gene encoding bifunctional demethylmenaquinone methyltransferase/2-methoxy-6-polyprenyl-1,4-benzoquinol methylase UbiE: protein MTSTSATSPAAPAPETTLDKSNSRVQEMFRQIAPRYDLMNHLLSLNIDKYWRSQAIKRLRLIPGKPLLDVCTGTGDLALAMARKAGPGIEVVGSDFCDAMLEIARTKRKPDDPTNEVEFIEADSQALPFPSDKFGCVTVAFGLRNVADTDQGLREMTRVCAPGGQVMVLEFSRPTLIGLRQLYGFYFTSILPRVGQMMARNDKSAYEYLPKSVGLFQDGKELADRMTMAGLTNVKFTPLTFGVATIYEGTKPGRASDE from the coding sequence ATGACCTCCACTTCCGCGACCTCGCCGGCTGCGCCTGCTCCCGAAACGACGCTTGATAAAAGCAACTCGCGGGTTCAAGAGATGTTTCGTCAAATCGCTCCCCGCTACGATTTGATGAATCACCTGCTGTCGCTGAATATCGATAAGTACTGGCGATCTCAGGCCATCAAACGGTTGCGATTGATTCCAGGCAAACCATTGCTCGACGTTTGCACGGGCACCGGCGACCTAGCTCTCGCGATGGCTCGCAAGGCGGGCCCGGGGATCGAGGTTGTTGGCAGCGACTTTTGCGACGCGATGCTTGAAATCGCTCGCACAAAACGGAAGCCCGACGACCCGACCAATGAAGTCGAGTTCATCGAGGCTGATTCCCAGGCGTTGCCGTTTCCCAGCGATAAGTTCGGCTGTGTCACCGTCGCGTTTGGACTTCGGAACGTTGCCGATACCGACCAAGGGTTACGCGAAATGACTCGCGTGTGCGCACCGGGCGGGCAAGTGATGGTGCTGGAGTTTTCTCGCCCTACGCTGATCGGGCTCAGACAATTGTACGGGTTCTATTTCACCAGCATCCTTCCGCGAGTGGGACAGATGATGGCTCGCAATGATAAGTCCGCCTACGAGTACCTGCCCAAGTCCGTCGGTTTGTTCCAGGACGGAAAAGAGCTGGCCGATCGGATGACGATGGCAGGGTTAACCAACGTGAAGTTTACTCCGCTGACCTTCGGCGTGGCGACGATCTACGAAGGCACCAAACCGGGCCGTGCATCGGATGAATGA